Proteins from one Deltaproteobacteria bacterium genomic window:
- a CDS encoding GDP-mannose 4,6-dehydratase, which translates to MPISPLCAADTRSGRRMRALITGAAGFAGRHLAMHLARQGDEVFGLTRATAPPIAGLAADHLLHAEIADGAAVAQAVAAARPAVLFHLAGLTFVPRSHDDPTAAVRTNVLGTIAVLAGVRQQAPRCRVVVVGSGDAYGRIEPAELPITESCCWRPLSPYAASKAAADLVAYQWGQAYGLDIVRLRPFNHTGPGQRPDFVCADFARQLIAIERGLRPARLTVGNLEAVRDFSDVRDIVAGYELAARQGVSGEAYNLCSGVGRPIRAILDELIELSGVRVEVTVAADKLRPVEVPRVVGSAEKLHAATGWRVAIPWQQTLADLLADWRARPAAQLS; encoded by the coding sequence ATGCCGATCTCACCGCTCTGCGCAGCGGACACGCGTAGCGGCCGGCGCATGCGTGCGCTCATTACCGGCGCCGCCGGCTTCGCGGGCCGGCACCTGGCCATGCACCTGGCGCGGCAGGGCGACGAGGTCTTTGGCCTGACGCGCGCGACCGCGCCGCCGATCGCGGGGCTGGCGGCCGATCATCTGCTGCACGCCGAGATCGCGGATGGCGCGGCGGTCGCGCAGGCGGTGGCGGCAGCGCGGCCGGCGGTGCTGTTTCATCTCGCCGGGCTGACCTTCGTGCCCCGCTCGCACGACGATCCGACCGCGGCCGTTCGCACCAACGTGCTCGGCACCATCGCGGTCTTGGCTGGCGTGCGCCAGCAGGCGCCGCGCTGCCGCGTCGTCGTCGTCGGTTCGGGAGACGCTTACGGCCGGATCGAGCCGGCGGAGTTGCCGATCACCGAGTCGTGCTGTTGGCGACCGCTGAGCCCCTACGCGGCGAGCAAGGCCGCGGCCGACCTTGTTGCTTACCAATGGGGGCAGGCTTACGGACTCGACATCGTGCGCCTCCGCCCGTTCAACCACACCGGGCCGGGGCAACGGCCCGATTTCGTCTGCGCCGACTTCGCCCGCCAGCTGATCGCCATCGAGCGCGGCCTGCGGCCGGCGCGCTTGACGGTCGGCAACCTCGAAGCGGTGCGCGATTTCAGCGACGTGCGCGACATCGTCGCGGGCTACGAGTTGGCTGCACGGCAGGGGGTTAGCGGGGAAGCCTACAACCTCTGCTCCGGGGTCGGGCGCCCGATTCGTGCGATTCTCGATGAACTGATCGAACTGAGCGGCGTGCGGGTTGAAGTGACCGTAGCGGCCGACAAGCTGCGGCCGGTTGAAGTGCCACGAGTGGTCGGCAGTGCGGAGAAGTTACATGCTGCCACGGGATGGCGGGTTGCCATCCCGTGGCAGCAGACGCTGGCGGATCTGCTGGCCGATTGGCGCGCGCGGCCGGCGGCTCAGTTGAGCTGA
- the gmd gene encoding GDP-mannose 4,6-dehydratase: MKRALITGVTGQDGSYLAEVLLEQGYQVYGMVRRASTENFARVEHLRGQIELVQADLLDQLSLITLLQRLRPHEVYNLAAQSFVPTSWEQPVLTAEFDAIGVTRMLEAIRLVDRNIRFYQASSSEMFGKVREVPQTETTPFHPRSPYGVAKVYGHYITVNYRESYGLFACSGMLFNHESPRRGREFVTHKVTDAAARIKLGLASELLLGNLNARRDWGYAKDYVRAMWLMLQQPQPDDYVIATGEQHTVQELVEVAFGHLGLDWHRYVRVDQALTRPAEVEALVGNAAKARTRLGWKPSVTFVELIEMMVDADLTALRSGHA; encoded by the coding sequence ATGAAGCGAGCGTTGATCACCGGCGTCACCGGTCAGGACGGCTCCTATCTGGCCGAGGTGCTGTTGGAGCAAGGCTATCAGGTTTACGGCATGGTGCGCCGCGCCAGCACCGAGAACTTCGCCCGCGTCGAGCACTTGCGTGGCCAGATCGAGCTAGTGCAGGCGGACTTGCTCGATCAGCTCTCGCTGATCACCTTGTTGCAGCGGCTGCGCCCGCACGAGGTCTACAACCTCGCCGCGCAGTCGTTTGTGCCGACCTCGTGGGAGCAGCCGGTGTTGACGGCCGAGTTCGACGCCATCGGCGTCACCCGCATGCTCGAGGCGATTCGGCTGGTGGACCGCAACATCCGCTTTTATCAAGCCTCCTCGAGCGAGATGTTCGGCAAAGTGCGCGAGGTGCCGCAAACCGAGACCACCCCATTTCATCCGCGCAGTCCCTACGGCGTGGCCAAGGTGTACGGCCACTACATCACGGTCAACTACCGCGAGAGCTACGGCCTGTTCGCCTGCAGCGGCATGTTGTTCAACCACGAGTCGCCGCGGCGCGGGCGGGAGTTTGTCACCCACAAGGTGACCGATGCCGCCGCACGCATCAAACTCGGGCTCGCCTCCGAGCTGCTGCTGGGCAACCTCAATGCCCGGCGCGACTGGGGTTACGCCAAGGACTACGTGCGCGCCATGTGGCTGATGCTGCAGCAGCCGCAGCCGGACGATTACGTGATCGCCACCGGCGAACAGCACACCGTGCAAGAACTGGTGGAGGTGGCCTTCGGCCACCTGGGCTTGGACTGGCACCGCTACGTCCGGGTGGACCAGGCCCTGACCCGGCCGGCGGAGGTGGAGGCGCTGGTCGGCAACGCCGCCAAAGCGCGTACCCGTCTGGGCTGGAAACCATCAGTGACCTTCGTCGAGCTCATCGAAATGATGGTCGATGCCGATCTCACCGCTCTGCGCAGCGGACACGCGTAG
- a CDS encoding cupin domain-containing protein → MNESAVTHARRVAKPWGYELIWAHTERYAGKILHIEQGHALSYQYHRQKDETIYLLSGRLQLEVAQGDEPPRRLLLSPGDSFRIYSGLRHRMVALESCDVLEASTPELDDVVRLHDNYGRAGSSKP, encoded by the coding sequence ATGAACGAGTCCGCCGTCACGCACGCGCGCCGCGTGGCCAAGCCGTGGGGTTATGAGCTGATCTGGGCCCACACCGAGCGCTACGCCGGCAAGATCTTGCACATCGAGCAGGGTCACGCGCTGAGCTACCAGTATCACCGGCAGAAGGACGAGACCATCTACCTGCTGTCCGGCCGCTTGCAACTCGAGGTCGCGCAGGGCGACGAGCCGCCGCGCCGCCTGCTGCTCAGCCCCGGGGACAGCTTCCGCATTTACAGCGGCCTGCGGCACCGGATGGTGGCACTGGAGAGCTGCGACGTGTTGGAAGCCTCGACCCCCGAACTCGATGATGTGGTCAGGCTGCACGACAACTACGGCCGGGCCGGGAGCAGCAAACCATGA
- a CDS encoding decaprenyl-phosphate phosphoribosyltransferase translates to MAGAPALAAAPPSSVLDLIQLLRPWQWHKNTVVFAALIFAKRLFVVHDAARATAAFAVFCLIASGAYVMNDLRDCERDRQHPDKSRRPLPAGRVGRGAALVLAAALVASGVGGAALLGLGFAGLVALYFALQVAYTFQLKDVVILDVMAIAAGFVIRAIAGGVVIHVPVSPWLIICTFLGALFLSFGKRRHELLLLDERATEHRTSLREYSPYFLDQMMSVVTASTVVAYAIYTASPEVIHKLGSDKLYLTIPFVLFGIFRYLYLVHQREEGGNPTQLLLTDRPLLVNLLLWVLTATALIYIGV, encoded by the coding sequence ATGGCCGGCGCTCCCGCGCTCGCGGCCGCGCCGCCGTCGTCTGTGTTGGACCTGATCCAGCTGCTGCGGCCGTGGCAGTGGCACAAGAACACCGTGGTCTTCGCCGCCTTGATTTTCGCCAAGCGGCTGTTCGTGGTCCACGACGCCGCCCGCGCTACTGCCGCCTTTGCGGTCTTCTGTCTGATCGCCAGCGGTGCCTACGTCATGAACGACCTGCGGGACTGCGAGCGCGACCGGCAACACCCCGACAAATCGCGCCGGCCGCTGCCTGCCGGTCGCGTCGGCCGCGGTGCGGCGCTGGTGCTCGCCGCCGCGCTGGTGGCGAGCGGCGTCGGCGGCGCGGCCTTGCTCGGACTCGGCTTCGCCGGCTTGGTGGCGCTCTACTTCGCCCTGCAGGTGGCCTACACCTTCCAGCTCAAGGATGTAGTGATCCTGGACGTGATGGCGATCGCCGCGGGCTTCGTCATCCGCGCCATCGCCGGCGGCGTGGTCATTCACGTTCCGGTCTCACCCTGGTTGATCATTTGTACCTTTCTCGGGGCGCTCTTCCTCAGCTTCGGCAAACGGCGCCACGAGCTACTGCTGCTCGACGAGCGGGCCACCGAGCACCGCACCAGCTTGCGCGAGTACAGCCCGTACTTCCTCGATCAAATGATGTCGGTGGTCACCGCCTCGACGGTGGTGGCCTACGCCATCTACACCGCCTCGCCGGAAGTGATTCACAAGCTCGGCAGCGACAAGCTCTACCTGACGATTCCGTTCGTCCTGTTCGGCATCTTCCGCTATCTCTACCTCGTGCATCAACGCGAAGAGGGCGGCAATCCGACGCAGCTGCTGCTCACCGATCGGCCCCTGCTGGTCAACCTCCTACTCTGGGTGCTGACTGCCACCGCCCTCATCTACATCGGCGTATGA
- the rfbB gene encoding dTDP-glucose 4,6-dehydratase, protein MRILVTGGAGFIGANFVRLLLAEHSDDEVINLDLLTYAGNLENLAGVENHPRYRFVRGDIADRQLVGALLDQGIEAVVNFAAESHVDRSIADPDAFLHTNVAGTLALLDCARRAGVKRFVQVSTDEVYGSLGPTGVFTEQSPLQPSSPYAASKAAADLLALSFRTTYGLPVMVTRCSNNFGPYQFPEKVIPLFVTNLLDDQPVPLYGDGLNVRDWIHVADHCTAVAAVLRHGQPGEVYNVGARCERTNRELTELILAELGKPPALIRHVTDRLGHDRRYAMDPAKIERELGWRPRHEFRQALRQTIAWYRDQRSWWERIKSGAYTDYYERMYGERLRQGLPA, encoded by the coding sequence ATGAGAATTCTGGTAACCGGCGGCGCGGGTTTCATCGGCGCCAACTTCGTCCGTTTGCTGCTCGCTGAGCATAGTGACGACGAGGTCATCAACCTTGACCTGCTCACCTACGCCGGCAACCTGGAGAATCTGGCCGGAGTGGAGAACCACCCGCGCTACCGCTTCGTGCGCGGCGACATCGCCGATCGCCAACTGGTGGGCGCGCTGCTCGATCAAGGCATCGAGGCCGTGGTCAACTTCGCCGCCGAGTCGCATGTCGACCGCAGCATCGCCGACCCTGACGCTTTTCTGCACACCAACGTCGCCGGCACGCTGGCGCTGCTCGACTGCGCCCGCCGTGCCGGGGTGAAACGCTTCGTGCAGGTGTCGACCGACGAGGTCTACGGCAGCTTGGGACCGACCGGCGTGTTCACCGAGCAGTCGCCGCTGCAGCCGAGCAGCCCCTATGCCGCCAGCAAGGCGGCCGCGGATCTGCTGGCGCTGTCGTTTCGCACCACCTACGGCCTGCCGGTGATGGTGACACGCTGCTCGAATAATTTCGGGCCCTATCAGTTCCCCGAAAAAGTGATTCCGCTGTTCGTCACCAACCTCCTCGATGACCAGCCGGTGCCGCTCTATGGCGACGGGCTCAACGTGCGCGACTGGATCCACGTCGCCGACCACTGCACCGCCGTCGCGGCGGTGCTGCGGCACGGGCAGCCGGGCGAAGTCTACAACGTCGGCGCCCGCTGCGAGCGCACCAACCGCGAGCTGACCGAGCTGATTCTGGCCGAACTCGGCAAGCCGCCGGCGTTGATTCGCCATGTCACCGACCGCCTCGGCCACGATCGCCGCTACGCCATGGATCCCGCCAAGATCGAGCGCGAACTGGGCTGGCGGCCGCGCCACGAATTCCGGCAGGCTTTGCGGCAGACGATTGCCTGGTATCGCGATCAACGTTCGTGGTGGGAGCGCATCAAGAGCGGCGCCTACACCGATTACTACGAGCGCATGTACGGCGAGCGGTTGCGCCAGGGCCTGCCCGCGTGA
- a CDS encoding SIS domain-containing protein yields MDDLRAYLDRTAALAGQMPLAAIEAVIQRLIEAGERDQAIFVMGNGGSAATASHFANDLSKGDVGGSARRLRVLALTDNVALMTAWANDTAYQRVFAEQLRNFARPGDVVIGVSASGRSANVLEAVRLGRAHGACTIGFTGQHGGDLKQLVDHCVQVPSDNVQHVEDLHLVAFHLVYSRLRDTFLTRPHDGRHSGGNGPAALAPGPTNGPG; encoded by the coding sequence ATGGATGACCTGCGGGCGTATCTCGATCGGACGGCGGCCCTGGCGGGGCAAATGCCGCTTGCGGCCATCGAGGCCGTCATCCAGCGGCTGATCGAGGCCGGCGAGCGCGACCAGGCCATCTTCGTCATGGGCAACGGCGGCAGCGCCGCCACCGCCTCGCACTTCGCTAACGACCTCAGTAAGGGCGACGTCGGCGGCTCGGCTCGCCGACTGCGGGTGTTGGCGCTCACCGACAACGTGGCGCTGATGACCGCCTGGGCCAATGACACCGCCTACCAGCGCGTCTTCGCCGAACAGCTGCGCAACTTTGCCCGGCCGGGTGACGTGGTCATCGGTGTCAGCGCCAGCGGCCGTTCCGCCAACGTGCTCGAGGCAGTGCGCCTCGGCCGCGCCCACGGCGCCTGTACCATCGGCTTCACCGGCCAACACGGCGGGGACCTCAAGCAACTGGTCGATCATTGCGTCCAAGTCCCCAGCGACAACGTGCAACACGTCGAGGACCTCCACCTGGTCGCCTTCCATCTGGTGTACTCGCGACTGCGGGACACTTTTCTAACCCGGCCGCACGACGGCCGGCATAGCGGCGGCAACGGCCCGGCGGCTCTGGCGCCGGGGCCAACGAACGGACCCGGGTAA
- a CDS encoding thioredoxin domain-containing protein, translated as MKRMIRCSGAAVLLALAGCTATTTAVAPKPEDADKVVGYFRKKVNLPASAAPKVTDLKASPIPGAGQGVIEVGNQKQPFLLSSDGRYAVFGSVEDLTVNPFEAVMKKISLTGRAIKGPETAKVTIVEYSDFQCPYCARGYQTVENEVLKEYGDKVRFVYKHFPLNFHPWAELGAVAVECARQQNEPAYWKLYSAFFDHQRDVNPQNLKEKSHEYMAGTNIDKAQFDDCLDNKKTADLVKADQQEGTSVGVNGTPAFIINGRLLSGAQPAAAFKAIIDDELASQK; from the coding sequence ATGAAGCGAATGATCCGCTGTAGTGGCGCCGCCGTTCTGCTGGCGCTGGCCGGCTGTACCGCGACAACAACAGCCGTGGCGCCCAAACCGGAGGATGCCGACAAGGTGGTCGGCTACTTCCGCAAGAAGGTCAACCTGCCCGCGAGCGCGGCCCCGAAGGTGACCGATCTCAAGGCTTCACCCATCCCGGGCGCGGGGCAGGGGGTGATCGAGGTCGGTAACCAGAAGCAGCCTTTCCTGCTCTCCAGTGACGGCCGCTACGCCGTTTTCGGCTCGGTGGAAGATCTCACCGTCAACCCGTTCGAGGCGGTGATGAAGAAGATCTCCCTGACCGGCCGCGCGATCAAAGGACCGGAAACCGCCAAGGTCACCATCGTCGAGTATTCCGACTTCCAATGCCCCTATTGCGCGCGCGGCTACCAGACCGTCGAGAACGAGGTCCTCAAGGAGTACGGCGACAAGGTGCGGTTCGTTTACAAGCACTTTCCGCTGAACTTCCACCCCTGGGCTGAGCTGGGCGCGGTGGCGGTCGAGTGTGCGCGGCAGCAGAACGAGCCGGCCTACTGGAAGCTCTACAGCGCTTTCTTCGATCACCAGCGCGACGTCAACCCACAGAACCTGAAAGAGAAGTCGCACGAGTACATGGCGGGGACGAACATCGACAAGGCGCAGTTCGACGATTGCCTCGACAACAAGAAGACGGCCGACCTCGTCAAGGCCGACCAACAGGAAGGCACGTCGGTCGGTGTGAACGGCACACCCGCGTTCATCATCAACGGGCGACTGCTCAGCGGCGCGCAGCCGGCCGCGGCCTTCAAGGCCATCATCGATGACGAGCTGGCCTCGCAGAAGTGA
- a CDS encoding NUDIX hydrolase — protein MEWELLNAEEVVRCHVFNLWRHRSRSPRTGEVHDFDVIESRDWVNVVPITTDQQLVLIRQYRHAIAAVTLEIPGGIIDPQDASPRHAGARELLEETGYAAAELLPLGVIHPNPATHTNRCHMFLARAARPVSEPRWDGTEEIAVQLVPVTQLAQLISEGAITHALAVAALLLAQSHL, from the coding sequence ATGGAGTGGGAGCTACTCAACGCGGAAGAGGTCGTGCGCTGCCACGTCTTCAACTTATGGCGACACCGCAGCCGCTCGCCGCGCACGGGCGAGGTGCATGATTTCGATGTGATCGAGTCGCGCGACTGGGTCAACGTCGTGCCGATCACCACCGATCAGCAACTGGTCTTAATCCGGCAGTACCGGCACGCGATCGCGGCGGTAACGCTGGAAATCCCCGGCGGCATCATTGACCCACAAGATGCTTCGCCGCGGCACGCCGGCGCGCGCGAGCTACTGGAGGAAACCGGTTACGCGGCGGCCGAACTCCTGCCGTTGGGGGTGATCCATCCCAACCCCGCGACTCACACCAACCGCTGCCACATGTTCTTGGCGCGCGCCGCCCGCCCGGTGTCCGAGCCGCGCTGGGACGGTACTGAAGAAATCGCCGTGCAGCTGGTGCCGGTGACCCAGCTGGCGCAGCTGATCAGTGAGGGCGCCATCACCCATGCCCTGGCTGTTGCCGCTTTGTTGCTCGCCCAATCACATTTGTAA
- a CDS encoding CoA-binding protein, whose translation MFTNPPDDVIRALLSRRLTIAVVGCSPDPKRDSYRIAQLLLERGHRVLPVNPNAHEILGQWAYPDLRALPRPIDLVDVFRRSEHVGPIVDDAIAIGAAALWLQLGVIDEAAAARARRAGLTVIMDRCPAIEYQRLLGP comes from the coding sequence GTGTTCACCAATCCTCCCGACGATGTGATTCGCGCGCTGCTATCGCGGCGGTTGACCATCGCCGTTGTCGGCTGCTCGCCTGATCCCAAGCGCGACAGCTATCGCATCGCACAGCTGCTACTGGAGCGCGGGCACCGGGTGTTGCCGGTCAACCCGAACGCGCACGAGATCCTCGGGCAGTGGGCCTATCCCGACTTGCGCGCGCTGCCGCGGCCGATTGATCTGGTGGATGTCTTTCGGCGCTCGGAACACGTCGGCCCCATTGTCGATGACGCGATCGCGATCGGGGCGGCTGCGCTCTGGCTGCAACTCGGCGTGATCGACGAGGCCGCCGCTGCGCGCGCGCGGCGGGCCGGGCTGACAGTGATCATGGACCGCTGCCCGGCGATCGAGTACCAACGCTTGCTCGGGCCGTGA
- a CDS encoding acetyl-CoA C-acyltransferase produces MREAVVVATARTGMAKSFRGSFNLTRPDDMASHCVKEMMKRVPQLDPQELEDVVIGTGFPEGPQGFNVGRNVAVAAGLPITVPGGTVSRFCSSGLYAVAVAAHMVQVEGAEAVIGGGLESITMLQGKFNKDNLFNPWLLDHKKDIYMPMGMTAEIVAERYKVSRQSQDEFALASQQRTAAAQKSGKLKDEIVPMTVTMEVTDKATGEKSTKQVTSDRDECNRPDTTLEGLTKLPPAFKPEGGTVTAGNASQFSDGASVNLIMSAERAKALGIKPLGFFRGCVFAACEPDEMGIGPVFAVPKLLKQHGLKIADIDIVELNEAFASQAVYCRDRLGIDPAKLNPNGGAISIGHPYGMTGARLTGTLLLELQRQKKRWGIVTMCIGGGMGAAALFEAVN; encoded by the coding sequence ATGCGTGAAGCTGTTGTCGTTGCCACCGCCCGCACCGGAATGGCCAAGTCGTTCCGTGGCTCGTTCAACCTCACCCGCCCCGACGATATGGCCTCGCACTGCGTCAAGGAGATGATGAAGCGGGTGCCGCAGCTCGATCCGCAAGAGCTCGAAGACGTGGTCATCGGCACCGGCTTTCCCGAGGGGCCGCAAGGCTTCAACGTCGGCCGCAATGTCGCCGTCGCCGCCGGCCTGCCGATCACGGTGCCGGGTGGAACGGTGAGCCGCTTCTGCTCCTCCGGCCTGTACGCCGTCGCCGTGGCTGCGCACATGGTGCAAGTCGAAGGCGCCGAAGCCGTGATCGGCGGCGGTCTCGAGTCGATCACCATGCTGCAAGGCAAGTTCAACAAGGACAACCTCTTCAACCCCTGGCTACTCGATCACAAGAAAGACATCTACATGCCGATGGGCATGACCGCCGAGATCGTCGCCGAGCGCTACAAGGTCAGCCGCCAGAGCCAGGACGAGTTTGCGCTCGCCTCCCAGCAGCGCACCGCCGCCGCGCAGAAGTCGGGCAAGCTCAAGGATGAGATCGTGCCAATGACGGTGACCATGGAAGTCACCGACAAGGCCACCGGCGAGAAGTCGACCAAACAAGTCACCAGCGATCGCGACGAATGTAACCGCCCCGACACTACCCTCGAAGGCCTGACCAAGCTGCCGCCAGCCTTCAAGCCCGAGGGCGGTACCGTGACCGCCGGCAACGCTTCGCAGTTCTCCGACGGCGCTTCGGTGAACCTGATCATGTCGGCCGAGCGGGCTAAGGCGCTCGGCATCAAGCCGCTGGGGTTCTTTCGCGGCTGCGTGTTTGCCGCCTGCGAGCCGGATGAAATGGGTATCGGACCGGTGTTCGCGGTTCCCAAGCTGCTCAAACAACACGGGCTCAAGATCGCTGACATCGACATCGTCGAGCTGAACGAGGCGTTCGCCTCGCAGGCGGTGTATTGCCGCGATCGTCTCGGCATCGATCCCGCCAAGCTCAACCCCAACGGCGGCGCGATTTCGATCGGACACCCGTACGGCATGACCGGCGCCCGCCTTACCGGCACGCTGCTGCTGGAGCTGCAGCGGCAGAAGAAGCGCTGGGGGATTGTCACCATGTGCATCGGCGGCGGCATGGGTGCCGCCGCCCTGTTCGAGGCCGTCAACTAG
- the lepB gene encoding signal peptidase I — protein MRPPKSHLRQNIESIALALVVALLVRSSVVEAFWVPSGSMLPTIQIGDQLFVNKLAYAVRVPLLGTKLFNTGSVQRGEIVVFVSPVDGQDLIKRVVAIAGDTVEIRDKRLLVNGQAAADTYAQFSDRHHKDAPRDRYGPAVVPAGKFFVLGDNRDQSYDSRYWGFADVEEIKGRAMFIYFSWDTKNCWPSWTHLQCGPRWGRLGHVLR, from the coding sequence ATGCGCCCGCCAAAGTCGCACCTGCGGCAGAACATCGAATCGATCGCGTTGGCGCTGGTGGTGGCCTTGCTGGTGCGCTCGTCGGTGGTCGAAGCCTTCTGGGTACCCTCCGGCTCGATGCTGCCGACCATCCAGATCGGCGACCAGCTGTTCGTCAACAAGCTGGCCTACGCGGTGCGGGTGCCGCTGCTGGGGACCAAGCTCTTCAACACCGGCAGCGTGCAACGCGGCGAAATCGTGGTGTTCGTCTCCCCGGTTGACGGGCAGGATCTGATCAAGCGGGTGGTGGCGATCGCCGGCGACACGGTCGAGATTCGCGACAAGCGCTTGTTGGTCAACGGCCAAGCCGCCGCCGACACTTACGCGCAGTTCTCCGATCGCCACCACAAGGACGCGCCGCGTGACCGCTATGGCCCGGCGGTGGTGCCGGCGGGCAAGTTCTTCGTGCTCGGGGACAACCGCGATCAGAGCTACGACAGCCGCTACTGGGGTTTCGCCGACGTCGAAGAGATCAAAGGCCGCGCCATGTTCATCTACTTCTCATGGGACACCAAGAATTGCTGGCCCAGTTGGACACACCTGCAGTGCGGCCCGCGCTGGGGCCGCTTGGGCCACGTGCTGCGCTAG
- a CDS encoding CoA pyrophosphatase — protein MDLTTVRARLQRYQPAKVEHNGYQRAAVAMILRERGHGCEVLLIQRSERPHDPWSGHMAFPGGRHDPEDADLIRTATRETHEEVGIDLTRTGHLIGHLDDLQAIAHSRPLGLIIRPYVYALASEVEPAPDQREVRATVWMPLAHLTRAEAAGTYTYGDGGSGQQFPAFVYQGYTIWGLTHRMLSGFLELMR, from the coding sequence ATGGATCTCACCACCGTGCGCGCGCGGCTGCAGCGCTACCAGCCGGCCAAGGTCGAGCACAACGGCTACCAGCGGGCAGCGGTGGCCATGATCCTGCGCGAGCGCGGCCACGGCTGCGAGGTGTTGCTGATTCAGCGCAGCGAGCGGCCCCACGACCCGTGGTCGGGGCATATGGCGTTTCCGGGCGGGCGCCACGACCCTGAGGATGCCGATCTCATCCGCACCGCCACCCGCGAGACCCACGAAGAAGTCGGCATCGACTTGACTCGCACCGGCCACCTCATCGGCCATCTCGATGATCTGCAAGCCATCGCCCACAGCCGGCCGTTGGGCTTGATCATCCGACCCTACGTGTATGCGCTGGCCAGTGAGGTCGAGCCCGCGCCCGATCAGCGGGAAGTGCGCGCCACCGTCTGGATGCCGCTGGCGCACCTGACCCGCGCCGAGGCCGCCGGCACATACACCTACGGCGACGGCGGCAGCGGGCAGCAATTTCCCGCCTTCGTCTATCAGGGCTACACCATCTGGGGACTGACCCATCGCATGCTCAGCGGTTTTCTCGAGCTCATGCGTTAG